The Desulfosporosinus acidiphilus SJ4 genome has a window encoding:
- a CDS encoding UbiD family decarboxylase codes for MEQDLRGFIERVKSQNPSEVIRVQEEIDPKYEISTLIMELEKARRCPLTIFDNIKGHAISVVANVLAPRDRLALALEVAPHDLAAEYSKRINQRIDPVEVDEAPFRENVLIGSEADLFKLPILTHFPIDAGPYITAGLVIAKDPETGVETAGYHRMQLKGKDKLGISLHSRQRLWEYFRRSEELGKSLEAAVVLGIHPNISMGSMALVPYHLGKYAAMGGLFGAPLEVARCKTIDLMVPAFAEIVIEGEIVAGERESEGPFAEFTNYACYRSTENVFRVKAIQYRTKPLFQDITPGMSSEHITIVAVQREGDVLNALNRTLPNVKNVHAPVSACGLFHCYISLKKIAEGQAQQAIFTAFSVDHNLKMVVVVDEDVDVFDERQVLWAMATRLQADRGVTIVPQHMGMGCTLDPSSDELSRTSKMGIDATKPLSGFAPTVEMSAEVQKQIRRFMGSFGL; via the coding sequence TTGGAACAGGATTTGAGAGGGTTCATTGAACGCGTTAAATCTCAGAATCCGTCGGAGGTTATCCGCGTTCAAGAGGAGATAGACCCTAAGTATGAAATAAGTACGTTAATCATGGAACTGGAGAAAGCCCGCCGCTGCCCGTTAACGATTTTTGATAACATAAAAGGTCATGCTATTTCTGTGGTTGCCAATGTCCTGGCTCCTCGTGACCGTCTGGCTTTGGCGCTGGAGGTTGCACCTCATGATCTGGCAGCAGAATATTCCAAACGTATTAATCAGCGTATTGACCCTGTGGAGGTCGATGAAGCACCTTTCCGGGAGAATGTCTTGATTGGTTCCGAGGCAGACCTTTTTAAATTGCCAATTTTAACTCACTTTCCAATTGATGCCGGCCCTTATATCACTGCGGGCCTGGTCATTGCCAAAGATCCGGAAACAGGCGTAGAAACCGCCGGATATCATCGGATGCAGCTAAAAGGGAAGGATAAATTAGGGATAAGTCTTCATTCCCGTCAACGTCTTTGGGAGTATTTCCGTCGTTCGGAAGAACTGGGGAAATCTCTCGAAGCAGCGGTAGTTCTGGGCATTCATCCCAACATATCGATGGGTTCGATGGCCTTAGTCCCTTATCATCTCGGAAAATATGCGGCGATGGGAGGATTATTCGGTGCTCCGTTGGAAGTCGCCCGCTGCAAAACAATCGATCTGATGGTTCCTGCATTCGCTGAGATAGTCATTGAGGGAGAAATTGTCGCTGGAGAGCGGGAATCTGAAGGGCCATTTGCAGAATTTACGAATTATGCTTGTTATCGCAGTACGGAAAATGTTTTCCGGGTAAAGGCAATCCAATACCGAACGAAACCTCTCTTTCAAGACATAACACCGGGAATGAGTTCTGAACATATTACCATTGTTGCGGTCCAAAGAGAAGGGGATGTCTTAAATGCACTGAACAGAACTCTTCCTAATGTCAAGAATGTCCATGCTCCGGTTTCGGCCTGTGGCTTATTTCACTGCTATATTTCCCTGAAAAAGATTGCCGAGGGGCAAGCCCAGCAAGCAATTTTTACGGCCTTTTCGGTTGATCATAATCTGAAAATGGTGGTGGTTGTGGATGAGGATGTGGATGTCTTTGATGAACGGCAGGTTCTCTGGGCCATGGCTACCCGACTGCAAGCCGATCGGGGCGTGACGATTGTACCGCAGCATATGGGTATGGGCTGTACCCTTGATCCGTCATCCGATGAGTTAAGCCGTACTTCAAAAATGGGTATAGATGCGACGAAACCTCTCTCAGGGTTTGCACCGACCGTTGAAATGTCAGCAGAAGTTCAAAAACAGATTCGTAGGTTCATGGGATCTTTTGGTTTATAG
- the cobT gene encoding nicotinate-nucleotide--dimethylbenzimidazole phosphoribosyltransferase: MTTLKKIHGLDNLKKADIQQLEAALQELTNGIEKLDQESISGMQKRLDAKIKPLRSLGVLEDISQQLAGIQRTSQPEIKGKAVLLMAGDHGVVAEGVSAAPQEITAQMFYSYLNGEAGINVLARNSGAKVICTDIGIALPLDPPELMANRVKNGTGNIAHGPAMTKQEALLALLTGAKVAAEAIDSGINLLATGEVGIGNTTPSAALISAFTGHTVEEVTGRGTGLKDDALKHKQDVIKLAIRVNEPDLADPLDTLAKIGGLEIAALAGAILEAAYQHVPIILDGIISTAAALTAAQIAPLSALYMISSHNSEEQGHRIALKQLGLKPRLDFNMRLGEGTGAALMFPMVEAALKIADEMATFESAGVSTGDF; encoded by the coding sequence ATGACTACACTGAAGAAAATTCATGGCCTTGACAATCTCAAAAAAGCGGATATCCAACAACTTGAGGCTGCTTTACAAGAGCTTACGAATGGAATTGAAAAACTCGATCAAGAGTCTATCTCAGGCATGCAAAAACGACTGGATGCTAAGATAAAGCCTCTTAGGAGTTTAGGTGTCTTGGAGGATATTTCCCAACAACTTGCAGGAATCCAACGCACTTCTCAACCGGAAATCAAGGGAAAAGCAGTACTTCTTATGGCCGGAGATCATGGAGTTGTAGCTGAAGGAGTCAGTGCTGCCCCTCAAGAAATTACTGCACAAATGTTCTATTCTTACTTAAATGGCGAGGCAGGTATCAATGTCCTTGCTCGAAATAGCGGAGCTAAAGTTATCTGTACCGACATAGGCATTGCCTTACCCTTAGATCCCCCTGAACTTATGGCCAACCGTGTCAAAAACGGAACAGGAAATATAGCCCATGGCCCGGCAATGACAAAGCAAGAGGCTCTTCTCGCTCTTCTCACCGGTGCAAAAGTTGCTGCAGAGGCAATTGACTCTGGAATCAATTTATTGGCAACAGGTGAAGTTGGTATCGGCAATACAACTCCCAGCGCTGCTTTAATTTCAGCTTTTACAGGCCATACGGTTGAGGAAGTTACAGGGCGCGGCACTGGATTAAAGGATGACGCCTTAAAGCATAAACAAGATGTAATCAAGCTGGCGATTCGGGTAAATGAGCCTGACCTTGCTGACCCTCTCGATACCCTTGCCAAAATCGGTGGATTGGAAATTGCTGCACTGGCAGGTGCAATCCTGGAAGCGGCCTACCAGCATGTACCCATTATTCTCGACGGTATTATCTCAACTGCTGCCGCACTTACAGCAGCTCAGATTGCTCCTCTCTCAGCTCTCTATATGATTTCTTCCCACAATTCAGAAGAACAAGGTCACCGGATAGCCCTCAAGCAACTTGGCCTCAAACCGAGGCTTGATTTTAACATGAGATTAGGTGAAGGTACAGGAGCTGCTCTCATGTTTCCGATGGTTGAAGCTGCTCTCAAGATCGCCGATGAAATGGCCACCTTCGAATCAGCAGGTGTAAGTACAGGAGACTTTTAA
- a CDS encoding energy-coupling factor transporter transmembrane component T family protein, protein MMTRALPKFDPRTKLVWYILMIYFALLSQTAAQLGITLLVCITSSLILSGSFKHSKAMVIILLLLGLQILIIQLLFCREGTLIYQWGILKIYSDALPLAITGILKATLIFYTSLQFFTSASAQDFTLMLVKFKIPYRFAMLVGLGARFLPLMKEEYQSIIDSQRTRGLKMDSVWDDLKAIIPTFLPFLYRAVRRSTEIALAMELRGYGRSKKRTFSSDIALKSHDVVLIASMFLVISLSITTRLLPLI, encoded by the coding sequence ATGATGACACGGGCACTTCCGAAGTTTGATCCCCGCACTAAGCTTGTCTGGTATATTTTGATGATTTACTTTGCACTGCTCAGTCAAACTGCTGCTCAATTAGGAATTACGTTACTGGTGTGTATTACGTCCTCGTTAATTCTAAGTGGTTCATTTAAACACTCTAAGGCTATGGTAATCATCCTTTTGCTTTTGGGACTTCAGATCTTGATTATTCAGTTACTGTTTTGCCGGGAGGGTACTTTGATCTATCAATGGGGCATCTTGAAAATCTACAGTGATGCTCTGCCGCTGGCGATTACCGGCATACTGAAAGCGACCCTGATTTTCTATACCAGTCTGCAGTTCTTTACCTCCGCCTCAGCTCAAGACTTTACCCTGATGCTTGTGAAATTTAAAATTCCCTATCGTTTTGCCATGCTGGTGGGACTGGGCGCCCGTTTTTTACCCCTTATGAAAGAAGAATATCAGTCGATCATCGACAGCCAGCGAACCCGGGGCCTTAAAATGGATAGCGTTTGGGATGACCTGAAAGCAATTATTCCAACCTTCCTGCCTTTTTTATATCGTGCCGTTCGTCGTTCAACGGAAATAGCCTTAGCTATGGAGTTAAGAGGTTACGGGCGGAGCAAAAAGCGAACGTTTTCATCCGATATAGCTTTGAAGTCTCACGATGTTGTCTTAATTGCCTCGATGTTCTTGGTAATAAGCCTCAGCATAACAACAAGGCTGTTGCCATTAATATAA
- a CDS encoding ABC transporter ATP-binding protein yields the protein MNVIAKIKIDKLKFPNNESLVLKNINLEINQGDFIVITGGVASGKSALLHVMTGAIPHYHNAELSGTVTIMGQDIKEMPLNRMSDYMGFMMQEPNNQIISLNVYENVAFGLENQELPCDQIDQVVKNTLEFVGLGGYEKRQTSSLSGGQAQRIVLAGVLALKVPILILDQPTAELDPQGRQEIYKRLGELNQTQNLTIVLVMDRIEEVLNYANRVLILKDGEIIKEYSPREYYWDQIKYRKKMLRTGRHFFLNSNKPKESIAKISDVSYQYNNQLPGCEDINLEVFKGDFVSVVGLNGSGKSTLAKLLIGLLKPAKGEIHLFDQKIAKRNLRKILARVGFLFQNPDHQIFASTLEEEVGFSLKLRGERNDFLNQKIDECLQFVGLAEYKEMHPQRLSRGQRQLLALASILAGEPEFIIADEPTSGLDENQGYMIMEKLYDLSNNGKTILLITHDLAMAKDYSNRLVALYKHRIRLDIETKDIERHREELKAIGLDFPNSVTFKEGYDDTGTSEV from the coding sequence ATGAATGTCATAGCAAAAATTAAAATTGATAAACTCAAGTTTCCGAATAATGAGAGTCTGGTCCTTAAAAACATTAATTTGGAAATTAATCAAGGAGATTTCATTGTCATTACCGGGGGGGTGGCCTCGGGAAAATCAGCATTATTGCACGTCATGACGGGTGCGATTCCTCATTACCATAACGCGGAATTATCCGGAACGGTAACAATTATGGGACAAGACATTAAAGAAATGCCTCTCAATAGAATGTCGGATTATATGGGATTCATGATGCAGGAACCCAATAATCAGATTATTAGTTTGAATGTCTACGAGAACGTTGCCTTCGGACTCGAAAATCAAGAACTTCCTTGTGACCAAATTGATCAGGTTGTTAAAAACACGCTGGAGTTTGTGGGTTTGGGGGGTTACGAAAAGAGACAAACTTCGTCTCTTTCAGGTGGTCAGGCCCAACGCATTGTTTTAGCAGGGGTATTAGCACTCAAAGTTCCGATTTTAATTCTTGATCAACCGACTGCTGAACTGGACCCACAAGGCCGTCAGGAGATCTATAAGCGGCTTGGAGAGTTAAATCAAACCCAAAATCTTACGATAGTCTTAGTTATGGACCGAATTGAAGAAGTGCTTAACTACGCTAACAGAGTTTTGATTCTTAAAGACGGTGAAATTATAAAGGAATACTCGCCCAGGGAATATTACTGGGACCAAATCAAGTACCGAAAAAAAATGCTCAGAACTGGCAGGCATTTCTTTCTTAACAGTAATAAACCCAAGGAGAGCATAGCTAAAATCAGTGATGTTTCCTATCAATATAATAATCAACTACCGGGTTGTGAAGATATTAATTTAGAAGTTTTTAAAGGTGATTTTGTGTCAGTTGTCGGTTTGAATGGTTCAGGAAAATCAACCTTGGCGAAATTACTGATTGGTTTGCTGAAGCCTGCCAAGGGTGAAATTCACTTGTTTGATCAGAAAATCGCTAAGAGGAACCTGAGAAAGATTTTGGCTCGTGTCGGATTTTTATTTCAAAACCCAGACCATCAGATCTTTGCAAGCACATTGGAGGAAGAGGTGGGTTTTTCCTTAAAGTTAAGAGGTGAACGAAATGACTTTCTCAATCAGAAAATTGATGAATGTTTGCAATTCGTAGGACTGGCGGAATACAAGGAAATGCATCCCCAGCGTCTAAGCCGTGGTCAGCGTCAACTTTTGGCATTAGCATCGATACTTGCCGGAGAGCCGGAGTTCATTATTGCTGATGAACCTACCTCCGGACTGGATGAGAACCAAGGTTACATGATTATGGAGAAACTCTACGACTTATCGAACAACGGCAAAACCATTCTGTTGATTACCCATGATCTGGCCATGGCCAAAGACTATTCAAACCGCTTAGTTGCCCTATATAAGCATCGCATCAGGCTGGATATTGAGACAAAAGACATAGAGCGACATCGTGAGGAACTGAAGGCGATTGGTCTGGATTTCCCAAACAGTGTTACTTTCAAGGAGGGTTATGATGACACGGGCACTTCCGAAGTTTGA